TACGGCCCCTCGGAGGCACCGATGGACATCAGGTGTGCGCTTCACACGCTCGTAGCGCTGCTGCTCGCGCTCACAGCGGCCTGCGGAGCGGCTGGCGCTCAGGCACCAATCCGGTCCGACCGAATACGCGTACAATGCGGTCCAGCTGGACGCATCTCGGGTGTCATCCGGTTCGAGGCGGCCCGGCGACGCGTTGGCGTACTCCGGCGAGCTCCAAGCGACGCTGCGGACGGGCGCGACGGGGCAGAGCCTCGCGCCCTTCCAGCACGTCCTGGAGCGCGCACCAGCCGGCGCGCGGGTCAGGGCCGTGCTCCACCATGCGCTGGGTGTGGCCCTGATGGAGTGGCGGTACCCGCGCTACCTGAGCGAGGACCGCGATCTGGGGCCAGAGCCCGAGCAGCACCTCAAGACGGCGCTGCGGCTCAACCCCGCGTTGCTCGTGGCACGTCTGGCCCTCGCCGGGTACTACGCGTGGCCCCGGAGCCCGAACGGGCACAGAGGGACCCTTGCCAGGGAGCAGTACGACACCGCGCTCGGGCAGCGTCCGGACCTGGCGCGCGAGATCCGGTACCTGCACGCCAGAACATGAGATCAGCCCGGTTACATGGCCCCGCGGGAATTCGCCAGGCTGAAGCGGATCGGAGTGACGCTACCCGATGACATGAGGGCGCTCCCCGAGAAGGCGATCGCAGAGCGCGCTGCGCTGACCGGCGACTACCCGGACTTCGCGCCCGCGTATGACGCCATCGCGGTGGACTACGCTCTCCTGGGCGACATGGGCGCGTCCCATCGGTACCGCGCGCTGGCCGCCGCCGCCCGCAAGCGCGCAGGGGATTCCGGCGGCTGAGCCAACACGGCCGCGAACGCTCGCCCGCCGTGTGGCGGGTGAGCACACCGCCAGATCGGGCAGGAGTGCGGCGCGCGGGGCCCGAACAGGCAGGGTGCGCCCCGATGCACGGCGGGCGCCGAGGAGCAGACACATGGAGACCGAGACCCGCGAGCCGGCGGTCCTTACCGAGCCCACCATCGAGATCGACGACACGCCCGACACCTCGGAGGGCGACGCCCCGCCGATCTTTGGCCGGTGCCCCGTGTGCTACAAACCGCTCTTCCCGCGGGACCGCTTCACCGGGGAGCCCAAGGCGCCCCCGCCCGGCACCGGTTACGAGAGCCGGGCGCGCTGCGGCGGGTGCGGCGCGATCCTCTGCTATATGGGCAACGGCAAGTGGCGCGTGCTCGGCGCCGATGACCTGGGCGACGACGATCGGCAGGCCGACCAGTTCGACCGCATGATGGGCTTCGAAGGCTCCTGACGAGCGGGCACGGCAGACACACCCATCGCCAGGCCACCGCAGTCCTCCATCCGGGCGGCGCTGAGACGCGCCGCCGACACACCGCTGCCAGGAGGCACCGATGAGCGCACCGCATCTCACCGACGAGCAGGCCGCCGCCTTCGAGCGCGACGGGTTCGTCGTCGTGCCCGGCCTGTTCGACTCCGAGGAAGTCGACCTGCTGAGCCGGATCGCGCGGGCCGACCACGGCCTTGCCCAGCAGGCCATCAACCGGCACGACACCGGCGGCAACGTGACCCGCCTCGCGCTCCGCAACACGCTCTCGGACGACGTGTACAGCGCGGTCGCGCGCTCGCGACGCATCGTGGACTCCATGGAGCGTCTCCTCGGCGGCGAGGTGTACCACTACCACCACAAGATGACCATGAAGGAGCCTCGAGTGGGCGGCGCGTGGGAATGGCACCAGGACTACGGCTACTGGTACGGCAACGGGTGCCTCTTCCCGTACATGGCGAGCTGCTACGTTGCCGTGGACGCCGCCACGCGCGAGAACGGATGCATGCAGGTGATTCGCGGCTCGCACCACATGGGCCGCGTCGACCACGGCACCGTGGCCGACCAGACCGGCGCGGACCTCGAGCGCGTCGAGCAGGCGCTGAAGCGGCTCGAGCTGGTCTACTGCGAGATGGCGGCAGGCGACGCCCTCCACTTCCACTCCAACCTGCTGCACCGCTCGGACGAGAACCGGAGCTCCCTCCCCCGTTGGGGCCTGATCTGCTGCTACAACGCGGCGCGCAACGACCCCTACAAGGAGCACCACCACCCGCGCTACACGCCGCTGGAGAAGTGGGCGGACGAGCGCGTCAGAGAGGTCGGCAGGCGGCAGTGGGAGGAGTTGGGCGCGCGCGCCGGCGCCTCGCCGCCCGCCCGGTAGCGGGCCGACGGCGGGAGCTGGAGCGAGCGATGTCGACGGTTACGGTGATGGCGGCTCTGTGCGTGGCCGCTGGCGCGGGGCCACGCTCTGCGACGCTCGTGGCGCGGCCGACGCCGCCCACCCTGGCGGCGCTGGAGGCCGGGCCCGCCCGCATCCGGCCGCTCCAGGGCCACTCATTTCGCTTCACCCTGGGGGGCGCCTGGAGCCCCGCGGTCGCCGCCACCGTCCGCTCGACCGCCATCGCCGATCCCGAGCCGGGCATGAGCGCCGTCGGCGAGTGGGGCTACTCCTTCCACCACCTCAAGGGCGGCCAGGCGGACGGGGCCGGCTACCGGCACTACGGCGGCTACGCGCGCACGCCAACCACGCGCGCCGAGGCCATGGCCGTCGTCCGGCGCTACTACGACCGGCTCCGGACCGAGGCACTGGCCAGGGCCACCCCGGAGCAGCGGCGGTGCTTCGTCTCCATCAGCGGGCACTACTGCTACCAGCACTACGCTGGCATGTGGGGCTGCGACGTGGTCGGCAGCGAGGTGGGCGAGAACATCAACGGCGTCCAGCAGCACATCGCCTTCACGCGCGGCGCCGCACGGCAATTCGGCAAGCCCTGGCTGCTCGACTTCTCCTCATGGTTCGGCCCCTCCATCCTCGACGAGGACCCCGAGCGCCACTGGGGCGACAACTCCGGCCCCGACTATGGCCACTCGATCAGCCTGCACCGGCGCGCCTACTACGCCGGGTGGATGGCCGGCGCGAGCGTCGTGGTGGCGGAAGGCGGGACCCTCAACTGCTTCGCGAGCCAGAAGCCCGGCCCCGACGGCACGCTGCCGCTCTCCACTCTCGGCCGCGCGGCGGCGACCTTCGCACGCTTCGCGCGCCGCCATCCCGACCGCGGCGTTCCCTACGCGCCGGTCGCGCTCCTCCTTCCCGTGGACCACGGGATCTATCCTGGCTTTGGCGACAAGCTCGCCTGGAACGCCCTGCCCTACACGCGCGGCGACCAGGCGATCCTCGACGCACTGCACGCCCTCTTCCCGGGCAGCAGCGGTGACCCGGCGCAGCCCGAACGGGCCGACCGCCAACCCCTCGACCCGACGTGGACCGACCCCGACTACATGCACACGGAGGCGCTGCGCATGGTGGCGTCGCCGCACGGCGACATCGCGGACGTGCTGCTGAGCAGCGCACCCGAAGCGGTGCTGCGGGCGTACCCGCTCACGGTGCTGGCCGGCGACTACCGGCCGAGCGCGGCCCTCGCCGCGCGGCTCGGTCGCTATGTGGCTCGCGGCGGGACGCTCGTGCTGGACCGCGCCACGCTCGCCCGCGGTGTGCTGCCCGTGGCCACGGCCCGCGGGCTGCCGTTGCCGCCCGCGGGCGGGTTCGTGCGCGCCGCGCGGGGCCAGGGCGCCGTCGTGGTGATGGCCGATTGCGGCCCGGAGGCACCGACCGCGAGCCGGCCACTCTCGCGCGTGCTCGCGCGCGCCCGCGGCGAGTTGATCCCCATCGCGGTGACCGGCACGCTGGAGACGCTCTACAACCGCACGCGCGACGGGTGGCTCGTGACGCTCATCAACAACGGCGGAGTGCGCAAGCGGTTCCGCGAGGCGGTCCGGGTCGACCCGCGCGCCACAGTAACGGCCAGCCTGCGCTACACCGGCCCGGGCCGCGTTCGGCGCGCGGTGCTCTGGGGCGAAGAGGGCGATCGGCCGCTCTCCGCCAGCCCCACGCAAGTGACCGTGGGGCCCGGCGAGGTGCGAATCGTGAGGCTCGTGACGCGCGACGACGACTGACGGCGCCGCCCTCCGCGTCAGCGCGCTGCCATGCCGTCCAGCTCCGCGAAGAGGCGATCCAGGTCCTCGGCCGCGTTGAAGTGCGCGGCGGAGATTCGCAGCGCGTTGTGGTGGGGCACGTGGCGCGTGTAGATGGCGTGGTCGCGCTGGAGGGCGGCGACCAGCGCCCCGGCGTCGCCGCCCTCGACGGAGAAGCTAACCAGCCCTGACGACTCCGCGAAGCCGACGGGCGTGTGAAGCCGCAGCCACGGGCGGTCGACGATGCGCCGCTTGGCGTCGTCGGTGAGCGCCGCGACATGGGCGCGCGCGCGGTGCCAGCCGAGCCCTTCCAGCCAGTCCAGCGCGCCCAGTAGGCCCACTGGGAGCGCGTAGGAGCGGGTGCCGAACTCGAAGCGCGCCCCCGTGGGCCAGGGCTCCGCGATTCCCCGCTCGAAGTCGGCGAGGCGCAGCGATCCGGCGCCGACATGGGCGGGCGAGAGCGCGGCCATGCGATCGCGGCGCGCATAGAAGAATCCGGTCCCCTGCGGCCCGCAGAGCCACTTGTGCCCGTTCCCGGTGTAGAAGTCGCAGCCGATCCCTCGCATATCCACATCGAGCACGCCCACGGCCTGCGCGCCATCGAGGAGCGAGAGCACGCCGCGCCCACTCGCCCACGCGGCCATGGCCGCCGCCGGGAGCCGCGTGCCCGTCTCGCACGACACGTGGCTCGCGACGACCATTCGCGTGCGCGGGCCGGCGGCCTCGTCCAACCGGCGCGCCATCGCCGCCGGGTCCGGCGACACGCTCACCTGGCGCAGCCGCACGCCGCGGCGGCGGCGCAGGTAGAGGAGTGGGTGAAGCTGAGCCGCGTGCTCCTCGTCGGTGGTGATCACCTCGTCGCCACGGCGCCAGGCGAGGCCGGCCAGCGCCAGGTTGGTGCCGTCCGTCGCGTTACCCGTGATCGCGATCTCCTCCGGCTCGGCGTGGAGGAGGGCCGCCAGGCGCGCCCGGGCCCGCTCCCTCGCACCGGCCAGGTCCATTCGGCACGCGACGCCGCCCTCCTCGAGGGCGCGGGTCGC
This is a stretch of genomic DNA from Chthonomonadales bacterium. It encodes these proteins:
- a CDS encoding phytanoyl-CoA dioxygenase family protein encodes the protein MSAPHLTDEQAAAFERDGFVVVPGLFDSEEVDLLSRIARADHGLAQQAINRHDTGGNVTRLALRNTLSDDVYSAVARSRRIVDSMERLLGGEVYHYHHKMTMKEPRVGGAWEWHQDYGYWYGNGCLFPYMASCYVAVDAATRENGCMQVIRGSHHMGRVDHGTVADQTGADLERVEQALKRLELVYCEMAAGDALHFHSNLLHRSDENRSSLPRWGLICCYNAARNDPYKEHHHPRYTPLEKWADERVREVGRRQWEELGARAGASPPAR
- a CDS encoding aminotransferase class V-fold PLP-dependent enzyme; its protein translation is MGATNTATPLDSRAVRAAFPVLREAVYLNTGTYGPMAAPALDALLEATRALEEGGVACRMDLAGARERARARLAALLHAEPEEIAITGNATDGTNLALAGLAWRRGDEVITTDEEHAAQLHPLLYLRRRRGVRLRQVSVSPDPAAMARRLDEAAGPRTRMVVASHVSCETGTRLPAAAMAAWASGRGVLSLLDGAQAVGVLDVDMRGIGCDFYTGNGHKWLCGPQGTGFFYARRDRMAALSPAHVGAGSLRLADFERGIAEPWPTGARFEFGTRSYALPVGLLGALDWLEGLGWHRARAHVAALTDDAKRRIVDRPWLRLHTPVGFAESSGLVSFSVEGGDAGALVAALQRDHAIYTRHVPHHNALRISAAHFNAAEDLDRLFAELDGMAAR